Proteins encoded within one genomic window of Spirulina major PCC 6313:
- a CDS encoding sulfotransferase, with the protein MRINKKVCFITGTGHSGSTLLGLLLGNHSQSFYCGEGEKSRFLTKEKAPLQKRSCKFCGIHCPVWGTVSLTSDCDLYEQLSQHISTTLGITAPLMIDSTSGADWIHQQYKKLVKTEAKPHLIFLKRDGRGVVNSYRRKYPDLSIETIIENWIEKIKKAQALFEEFAGPKIIIHYEELASNTTSILKGLCDFLTIPHEPQMRDFSRQTYHILGGNNGTQFLAARHQSQLLQTMTPSNRQYYQEHQSDIILDLRWQQELSPEQHQIFARLASEVNQSFEWHPS; encoded by the coding sequence ATGAGAATCAATAAAAAAGTGTGTTTCATCACAGGAACAGGTCATTCCGGCTCAACATTATTGGGACTTCTTCTGGGGAATCATTCCCAAAGCTTTTACTGTGGAGAAGGCGAAAAAAGTCGTTTTCTGACGAAAGAAAAAGCCCCATTACAAAAACGCTCCTGCAAATTTTGTGGCATTCATTGTCCAGTCTGGGGTACTGTGTCACTCACCTCAGATTGCGATCTCTATGAACAACTCTCACAACATATCAGCACGACCCTTGGCATCACAGCACCCTTAATGATTGATTCCACCTCCGGTGCTGACTGGATTCACCAACAATACAAAAAACTGGTGAAGACTGAAGCCAAGCCCCATCTGATTTTCTTGAAACGTGATGGTCGAGGTGTTGTCAACTCTTATCGTCGCAAATATCCCGACCTTTCCATCGAAACAATCATCGAAAACTGGATAGAAAAAATCAAAAAAGCTCAAGCATTATTTGAGGAATTTGCAGGGCCAAAAATCATCATTCACTATGAAGAGCTTGCCAGCAATACCACCAGCATTCTCAAGGGTTTATGTGATTTTTTGACAATTCCCCATGAACCCCAAATGCGAGATTTTTCGCGACAAACCTATCACATTCTCGGCGGCAACAACGGTACACAATTCTTGGCGGCTCGTCATCAATCGCAGCTTTTGCAAACCATGACACCCAGTAACCGTCAATATTATCAGGAACATCAATCAGATATTATTCTTGATTTACGCTGGCAACAGGAACTGTCTCCAGAGCAGCACCAAATCTTCGCTCGCTTAGCGAGTGAGGTGAATCAATCCTTTGAATGGCATCCCTCCTAA
- the pyk gene encoding pyruvate kinase, producing MDLPVDAISSGVSRSQPPARRTKIVATVGPATLQPQVLRELIEAGATTLRLNFSHGTHADHHRAIRLIRQTAFELDQPVGILQDLQGPKIRLGKFEAGPVQVNKGDRFILTSHPVPCTHEMSYVSYKRLTDEVPAGAMILLDDGKVEMVVDAVDRDNKQLHCQVVVGGKLSDNKGVNFPNVSLTVSALTDKDRKDLMFGLDQGVDWVALSFVQRPQDILEIKELIASTGKSVPVIAKIEKHEAIEQMDTILTLCDGVMVARGDLGVELPAEQVPLHQKRLIATANRLGIPVITATQMLDSMVNSPRATRAEVSDVANAILDGTDAIMLSNETAVGNYPIEAVATMARIASCVEQQAPAHRHFQTTKRSIPNAISGAVSHIAQQLDAAAIMTLTKTGATARNVSKFRPLTPILAVTPHVDVARQLQLVWGVRPLLILDLPSTSQTFQAAMNVAQEKQLLHDGDLVILTAGTLQGVAGSTDLIKVEVVTAVLGEGVGIGEGAITGRARVVNNPKEIGDFSPGEILVAPATNVDYVEVIRKAGGIITEESSLTSHAAVIGLRLGIPVIVGLKKATELIGDGAILTLDSQRGKVYFGTRPKVSDSHSGVAMPTF from the coding sequence ATGGACTTGCCCGTTGACGCTATCAGCAGTGGCGTAAGCCGCTCGCAACCCCCCGCCCGCCGCACTAAAATCGTGGCAACCGTTGGCCCCGCTACGCTTCAACCCCAGGTGTTGCGAGAGTTGATTGAAGCCGGAGCAACCACCCTACGCCTCAATTTTTCCCACGGAACCCATGCGGATCACCATCGGGCGATTCGGTTGATTCGTCAGACGGCCTTTGAATTGGATCAGCCGGTGGGGATTTTGCAAGATCTACAGGGGCCAAAAATTCGACTCGGTAAATTTGAAGCCGGGCCAGTGCAGGTGAATAAGGGCGATCGCTTCATCCTCACCAGTCACCCCGTCCCCTGCACCCATGAAATGTCCTACGTCAGTTACAAACGCCTCACCGACGAAGTGCCAGCCGGGGCGATGATCTTACTTGACGATGGCAAGGTGGAAATGGTCGTCGATGCCGTCGATCGCGATAACAAGCAGCTTCATTGTCAAGTGGTGGTCGGCGGCAAACTGTCCGACAACAAAGGGGTCAACTTTCCCAACGTCTCCCTCACCGTCAGCGCCCTCACCGACAAAGACCGCAAAGACTTGATGTTTGGTCTCGATCAAGGCGTGGACTGGGTCGCCCTCAGCTTTGTGCAACGGCCCCAAGACATCCTCGAAATCAAAGAACTGATCGCCAGCACCGGGAAATCCGTCCCCGTGATCGCCAAAATCGAAAAACACGAAGCGATCGAACAGATGGACACGATCCTCACCCTCTGTGATGGGGTGATGGTGGCACGGGGCGACCTGGGGGTCGAACTCCCCGCCGAACAAGTCCCCCTCCATCAAAAACGCCTGATCGCCACCGCCAACCGCCTCGGCATCCCCGTGATCACCGCCACCCAGATGCTCGACAGTATGGTGAACAGCCCCCGCGCCACCCGTGCGGAAGTCTCTGATGTGGCCAATGCCATCCTCGACGGCACCGACGCGATCATGCTCTCCAATGAAACCGCTGTGGGGAACTACCCCATTGAAGCCGTGGCCACGATGGCCCGGATCGCCTCCTGTGTCGAACAACAGGCCCCCGCCCACCGCCATTTCCAAACCACGAAACGCTCGATCCCCAACGCCATTTCCGGCGCAGTGAGCCATATCGCCCAACAACTCGATGCAGCGGCGATTATGACCCTCACCAAAACCGGAGCGACGGCCCGCAATGTTTCTAAATTCCGACCCTTAACGCCGATTTTGGCGGTTACGCCCCATGTGGATGTGGCGCGACAGTTGCAACTGGTGTGGGGGGTGCGGCCGCTGTTGATTCTCGATCTACCTTCGACGAGCCAGACGTTTCAGGCGGCGATGAATGTGGCCCAGGAAAAACAATTGCTCCATGATGGGGATTTGGTGATCTTGACGGCGGGAACGCTGCAAGGGGTGGCCGGTTCAACGGACTTGATTAAAGTTGAGGTGGTGACGGCGGTGCTCGGTGAAGGGGTTGGTATTGGGGAAGGGGCGATCACGGGTCGCGCTCGGGTTGTGAATAATCCGAAGGAGATTGGTGATTTTAGTCCGGGGGAAATTTTGGTGGCTCCGGCGACGAATGTGGACTATGTGGAGGTGATTCGCAAGGCTGGGGGGATTATTACGGAGGAGTCGAGTTTGACGAGCCACGCGGCGGTGATTGGGCTGCGGTTGGGGATTCCGGTGATTGTGGGTCTGAAGAAGGCGACGGAGTTGATCGGGGATGGGGCGATTTTGACCCTGGATTCGCAACGGGGCAAGGTGTATTTTGGGACGCGCCCGAAGGTGTCGGATTCTCATTCTGGGGTGGCGATGCCCACGTTTTAG
- a CDS encoding NAD-dependent epimerase yields the protein MTRILVTGAAGFIGFHLCQRLLQNGTVTVVGLDNLNAYYDVGLKRARLEQLQGYEAFEFVRADLSDRTAIETLFQTHRFQTVVHLAAQAGVRYSLENPHAYVESNLVGFLHILEGCRQQQVEHLVFASSSSVYGNSPKIPFAIDDNVDYPVSLYAATKKSNELMAHCYSHLYQIPITGLRFFTVYGPWGRPDMAYWKFTEAILRDRPIEVYNHGKMQRDFTYVDDVIEGIIRVMAKIPDPNGPNHARYKLYNIGNHSPIELMTLIETLETCLGREAVKTMLPMQPGDVPRTYADVDDLIQDVGFRPSTPIQVGLQRFVDWYQAYHSLP from the coding sequence ATGACAAGGATTTTAGTCACGGGGGCGGCGGGGTTTATTGGGTTTCATCTCTGTCAACGGTTGTTGCAGAATGGGACGGTGACGGTGGTGGGGTTGGATAATCTCAATGCTTACTATGATGTGGGGTTGAAACGGGCGCGACTGGAGCAGTTGCAGGGTTATGAGGCGTTTGAGTTTGTGCGGGCGGATTTGAGCGATCGCACCGCGATCGAAACCCTGTTTCAAACCCATCGGTTTCAAACCGTCGTCCACCTCGCCGCCCAAGCCGGGGTGCGCTATTCCCTGGAAAATCCCCACGCCTATGTTGAAAGTAACCTGGTTGGCTTCCTCCACATCCTCGAAGGCTGTCGGCAGCAACAGGTGGAGCATCTCGTCTTTGCGTCGTCGAGTTCGGTCTATGGCAACAGCCCGAAAATCCCCTTTGCCATCGACGACAACGTAGACTATCCCGTCAGTCTCTACGCAGCGACGAAAAAATCCAATGAGTTAATGGCCCATTGCTATAGCCATCTCTATCAGATTCCGATCACGGGATTGCGATTTTTTACGGTCTATGGGCCCTGGGGACGGCCTGATATGGCCTATTGGAAATTTACCGAAGCGATTTTGCGCGATCGCCCCATCGAAGTCTACAACCACGGCAAAATGCAGCGAGATTTCACCTATGTAGACGATGTGATCGAAGGCATCATCCGCGTCATGGCCAAAATTCCCGACCCCAACGGCCCCAACCACGCCCGCTACAAACTCTATAATATCGGCAACCACAGCCCCATCGAACTGATGACCCTGATCGAAACCCTGGAAACCTGCTTAGGTCGTGAAGCCGTGAAAACCATGCTCCCGATGCAACCGGGTGATGTACCTCGCACCTATGCCGATGTGGACGATCTGATTCAGGATGTGGGCTTTCGTCCGAGCACCCCGATTCAGGTGGGCTTACAGCGATTTGTAGACTGGTATCAGGCCTATCATTCTCTGCCGTGA
- a CDS encoding SLC13 family permease, giving the protein MISPIFLTLAVLVIALILFITELLPVDLVALMIMVALMVLGLVTPEQGISGFGNTATLTVMAMFIISAGISKTGVILIVKQLLIRLGGETLNRQIFVMGILVAPISAFITNTAIVAVMLPVVEDWCKQQKISTSKLLIPLSYLTILGGTIALIGTSTNILASGLSEQLGFEPFSLFEFTKLGLCVFVIGLTYLVLAGPRLLPERKSALGDIIAQDYNLKDYVTEVIVTARSSLVGKTLQTSQIQRTFDIDVLEIIRHSTRFPPPIADKIINVGDILVVRSSREELLKIREQQGLNIVPDVQFKDEVQPVLESGEEKMAEVLILSNSRLVGTTLRDIRFRQRYNLTVLAIRRGSELVRGRLGRIALRFGDVLLVQGSKQSFIGLQTTRELLVLEQRDVEMLRQDKAIIAVAIGLGVVLSAAFNLFPILVSALLGVVLMVLTGCLKPGEIYGAVRWDIIFLLAGLIPLGIAMEASGTTQWIATHLLAISQNFSSYGILVLFYLATALLTEILSNNAAVLLMLPIAVEVSQTLSLNPYAFMFAVMFAASNSYMTPIGYQTNTMVYGPGGYRFMDFVKIGAPLTLINTIATPALIVFFYGLSG; this is encoded by the coding sequence ATCATCTCGCCCATCTTCCTAACCCTCGCCGTTCTCGTCATTGCGCTCATCCTCTTCATCACCGAGCTACTCCCCGTTGATCTCGTCGCCTTGATGATCATGGTTGCCCTCATGGTGCTCGGTCTCGTCACCCCCGAACAGGGCATTTCCGGCTTTGGCAACACCGCCACCCTCACCGTGATGGCCATGTTCATCATCAGTGCTGGCATCTCCAAAACCGGGGTGATCCTGATCGTCAAGCAACTACTGATCCGTCTAGGCGGCGAAACCCTGAATCGGCAAATTTTTGTGATGGGGATTCTGGTCGCCCCCATCAGTGCCTTTATCACCAATACTGCGATCGTCGCCGTCATGCTCCCCGTCGTCGAAGACTGGTGCAAACAACAAAAAATCTCCACCTCCAAACTCCTCATTCCCCTCTCCTACCTCACCATCCTCGGTGGCACGATCGCCTTGATCGGAACCTCCACCAACATCCTCGCTAGCGGTCTCTCCGAACAACTCGGCTTTGAACCCTTCAGCCTCTTTGAGTTCACCAAACTCGGCCTCTGTGTCTTCGTGATCGGCCTAACCTACCTTGTCCTCGCTGGCCCCCGTCTCCTCCCCGAACGCAAATCCGCCCTAGGTGACATCATTGCCCAAGACTATAACCTCAAAGACTACGTCACCGAAGTCATCGTGACGGCGCGATCGTCCCTCGTCGGCAAAACCCTCCAAACCAGCCAAATTCAACGCACCTTTGATATCGATGTCCTCGAAATCATTCGCCATAGCACCCGGTTTCCTCCCCCCATCGCCGACAAAATCATCAACGTCGGCGATATCCTCGTCGTCCGCAGTTCCCGCGAAGAACTCCTCAAAATCCGCGAACAGCAAGGCCTCAACATCGTACCGGATGTGCAATTTAAAGACGAAGTCCAACCCGTCCTCGAATCCGGCGAAGAAAAAATGGCCGAAGTCCTCATCCTCTCCAACTCTCGCCTCGTGGGAACCACCCTCCGCGACATTCGCTTTCGCCAACGCTACAACCTCACCGTCCTCGCCATTCGACGGGGTTCAGAACTCGTGCGGGGTCGCCTCGGCCGCATTGCCCTGCGTTTCGGGGATGTCCTCCTTGTGCAGGGGTCAAAACAAAGCTTCATCGGGTTGCAAACCACCCGCGAACTCCTCGTCCTCGAACAGCGAGATGTGGAAATGCTCCGCCAAGACAAGGCCATTATTGCCGTGGCGATTGGTTTAGGCGTAGTCCTCAGTGCCGCGTTTAATCTATTCCCGATTTTAGTCAGCGCTTTACTTGGGGTCGTGCTGATGGTGTTAACTGGTTGCCTAAAACCTGGGGAAATCTATGGCGCGGTACGGTGGGATATTATCTTTTTACTCGCCGGATTAATTCCCCTCGGAATCGCCATGGAAGCCTCCGGCACAACCCAATGGATCGCCACCCATCTCCTCGCCATTTCGCAAAACTTTTCGAGCTATGGCATTCTCGTGCTGTTCTATTTAGCCACAGCATTGCTCACCGAAATTCTCTCGAACAATGCTGCCGTGCTCCTGATGTTGCCCATTGCCGTTGAGGTGTCCCAAACCCTATCCCTCAACCCCTATGCCTTTATGTTTGCGGTCATGTTCGCCGCCTCCAATAGTTACATGACCCCCATCGGCTACCAAACCAATACGATGGTCTATGGGCCGGGGGGCTATCGGTTTATGGACTTTGTTAAAATTGGTGCGCCGCTGACCTTAATTAATACGATCGCCACCCCTGCGTTGATTGTGTTCTTTTACGGCTTATCGGGCTAG
- the psb34 gene encoding photosystem II assembly protein Psb34 produces the protein MPYTKEEGGRINNFAVEPDMYVANPPSSNEKRNYAIGGVLALVVVSGVVFLAFSVS, from the coding sequence ATGCCCTATACCAAAGAAGAAGGCGGACGGATCAATAACTTTGCAGTTGAGCCGGACATGTACGTCGCTAACCCTCCCTCCTCCAACGAAAAGCGGAACTATGCGATCGGTGGTGTTCTCGCGCTGGTGGTGGTCAGCGGTGTAGTCTTCCTCGCCTTTTCCGTCTCTTAG
- a CDS encoding ShlB/FhaC/HecB family hemolysin secretion/activation protein encodes MQQANPKPSRVDAQPWQWIIGVLWWGCSQGAIAQPVPPNIPNSLPPASDRLPPLEELLPPSTPEDIPLDVPIAPPPAMFPARPDAPRLTINRFEFAGNTAFSAAELTAVVATYLGRSLTLAEIQAAGQAITQHYQDQGYITSGAFVPPQSVADGALRVQIFEGGIEAINVTGVRRLDRSYIRQRVAEAVRSPLKQGDLLNALQRLKRDPLIESIAAELSAGTQPGMNILDLRVVERDAFDIDFSVDNQRSPSVGSDRRQVNFSHGNLTGRGDRLTVGWVNTEGSNSLNNLSYTVPINARNGTLGLSYGRSENAIIEAPFNVLDISSRSHNYQFTYRQPLIQTDSTDFALSLSLSYQASQTFLGFDDIGPFPLSFGADENGRTTITALRFVQEYSHRSGRDVFALRSQFSLGLDALNSTINPDPIPDSTFASWRLQSQYLRLLAPQTIALLRTDLQLADQGLLAAEQFAIGGASTVRGYRQDFRTADNGFFASAELRLPILRIPQWATLLQVTPFVDYGFVWNSSEFTADNPSTLASFGLGSLLSIGDRFSARLDWGIPLINPNIDQNSLQEQGIHFSVNYRLF; translated from the coding sequence ATGCAACAGGCAAACCCCAAACCCAGCCGAGTAGATGCTCAACCATGGCAATGGATAATCGGCGTTTTGTGGTGGGGGTGCTCACAGGGGGCGATCGCGCAACCCGTGCCGCCCAATATCCCGAACTCGCTGCCGCCCGCCTCCGATCGCTTACCACCCCTAGAGGAACTGCTGCCCCCCTCGACTCCGGAAGACATTCCGTTAGATGTGCCGATCGCCCCTCCTCCGGCAATGTTTCCCGCCCGCCCCGATGCGCCGCGTTTGACGATCAACCGCTTTGAATTTGCTGGGAATACGGCCTTTTCGGCGGCGGAATTAACGGCTGTGGTGGCGACATATCTGGGGCGATCGCTCACCCTCGCCGAGATCCAAGCCGCTGGCCAAGCGATCACTCAGCATTACCAAGACCAGGGCTACATTACCTCTGGGGCGTTTGTGCCGCCGCAGTCTGTGGCGGATGGGGCGTTACGAGTGCAGATTTTTGAAGGGGGCATTGAGGCGATCAATGTGACGGGGGTGCGGCGGTTGGATCGTAGCTATATTCGACAACGGGTGGCGGAGGCGGTGCGATCGCCCCTCAAGCAAGGGGATTTACTCAACGCCCTACAACGGCTCAAGCGTGATCCGCTGATCGAATCCATTGCCGCTGAACTTTCGGCAGGAACCCAGCCGGGGATGAATATCCTGGATTTGCGGGTCGTGGAGCGGGATGCCTTTGATATTGATTTCAGTGTTGATAATCAGCGATCGCCCAGTGTAGGTAGCGATCGCCGTCAGGTAAACTTCAGCCACGGTAATCTCACCGGGCGGGGCGATCGCCTCACCGTCGGCTGGGTCAATACCGAGGGGAGTAATAGCCTTAATAATCTCAGCTACACTGTGCCGATCAATGCCCGCAATGGCACGCTGGGTCTAAGTTACGGCAGGAGCGAAAACGCGATTATTGAAGCCCCGTTTAATGTCCTCGATATTTCGTCGCGATCGCACAATTACCAATTCACCTATCGCCAACCCCTGATCCAAACCGACAGCACAGACTTCGCCCTCAGCCTCTCCCTCAGTTATCAAGCCAGTCAAACCTTTCTCGGTTTTGATGACATCGGCCCGTTTCCCCTTTCCTTTGGGGCCGATGAAAACGGACGCACGACCATCACCGCCCTGCGTTTTGTCCAGGAGTATAGCCACCGTAGCGGTCGGGATGTCTTCGCCCTGCGATCGCAATTCAGCCTCGGCCTCGATGCCCTCAACAGCACGATCAACCCCGACCCGATCCCCGACAGCACCTTCGCCAGTTGGCGGCTGCAATCCCAATACCTCCGCCTCCTTGCCCCCCAAACCATCGCCCTGCTGCGCACCGATCTCCAACTCGCCGATCAAGGTCTCCTCGCCGCCGAACAATTTGCGATCGGGGGGGCGAGTACCGTGCGCGGCTACCGCCAAGACTTTCGCACGGCGGATAATGGTTTTTTTGCCTCCGCTGAACTCCGCCTCCCGATCCTGCGCATTCCCCAATGGGCAACACTGCTGCAAGTGACCCCCTTTGTGGACTATGGCTTTGTCTGGAATAGTTCCGAGTTCACTGCCGATAATCCCAGCACTCTGGCCTCGTTTGGCCTGGGTTCCCTGCTCAGTATTGGCGATCGCTTCTCCGCCCGGCTCGATTGGGGCATTCCCTTAATCAATCCCAACATTGACCAAAACAGTCTGCAAGAACAGGGGATTCATTTCAGCGTCAACTATCGGCTGTTTTGA
- the uvrA gene encoding excinuclease ABC subunit UvrA → MPADPAGTARNVIRIRGARQHNLKNIDLDLPRDRLIVFTGVSGSGKSSLAFDTIFAEGQRRYVESLSAYARQFLGQLDKPDVDAIEGLSPAISIDQKSTSHNPRSTVGTVTEIYDYLRLLFGRAGLPHCPHCDRSIAPQTIDEMCDLVLALPDRTRFQVLAPVVKGKKGTHKKLLSSLASEGFVRVRINGEIRELSDAIELKKNHSHCIEIVIDRLIKKEGLQERLVDSLATALKHAEGTAIIATDDQELVFSENFACPEHGAVMDELSPRLFSFNSPYGACPHCHGIGSLRTFTPELIIPDPSQPLYSAIAPWSDKDNAYYLSLLHSIGQAYDFEIQTPWDRLSDEQRHILLYGADQPIQMESDPYRGKGYYRNFAGILAMLERAYADTSSETYKQKLEQYIVFQTCEICHGQRLKPESLAVRLGQYNIIELTSVPIRVALDRIHHLDLTPRQAMIGTLALKEIRDRLQFLLDVGLDYLTLDRAAMTLSGGEAQRIRLATQIGSGLTGVLYVLDEPSIGLHQRDNDRLLSTLRKLRDLGNTLIVVEHDEDTIRAADHIVDIGPKAGVHGGAIVCAGSFDDLLQTEASLTGAYLSGRRTIDTPPERRKGNGRTLKLKDCHHNNLRHLDVDIPLGQLVAVTGVSGSGKSTLVNELLYPALQHHFTKKTPFPTHLGKIDGLNAVDKVIVIDQSPIGRTPRSNPATYTGIFDSIRALFAETIEAKARGYKQGRFSFNVKGGRCEACSGQGVNVIEMNFLPDVYVQCEICKGTRYNRETLQVKYKGFSIADVLGMTVEEALHTFEKIPKAATRLQTLMDVGLGYVRLGQPAPTLSGGEAQRVKLASELSRRATGKTLYLIDEPTTGLSFYDVHHLLNVLQRLVDKGNSVLVIEHNLDVIRCADWLIDLGPEGGDRGGQIVAIGTPETVAAHPDSYTGNYLRSVLESSRTQS, encoded by the coding sequence ATGCCTGCTGATCCCGCAGGAACCGCCCGGAATGTGATTCGGATTCGTGGCGCACGGCAGCATAATTTGAAAAATATTGACCTAGATTTACCCCGCGATCGCCTCATTGTCTTTACGGGGGTATCGGGTTCGGGTAAATCGTCCCTCGCCTTTGACACGATTTTTGCCGAGGGGCAGCGGCGGTACGTGGAATCCCTCAGCGCCTATGCGCGGCAGTTTTTGGGGCAGTTGGATAAACCCGATGTGGATGCGATCGAGGGGTTGAGTCCGGCCATTTCCATCGATCAAAAATCCACCTCCCACAATCCGCGCTCCACGGTGGGCACGGTGACGGAAATTTACGACTATCTCCGGCTGCTGTTCGGGCGGGCGGGGTTGCCCCACTGTCCCCACTGCGATCGCAGCATTGCCCCCCAGACCATTGATGAAATGTGCGACCTCGTACTAGCCCTGCCCGATCGCACTCGCTTTCAAGTCTTAGCCCCCGTGGTGAAAGGGAAAAAAGGAACCCATAAAAAACTCCTCTCCAGCTTAGCCAGTGAAGGATTTGTGCGGGTGCGAATTAATGGTGAAATTCGAGAACTCAGTGATGCGATCGAGTTAAAAAAGAATCACAGCCATTGCATCGAAATTGTGATTGATCGCCTGATCAAAAAAGAGGGTCTCCAGGAACGATTAGTAGACTCCCTCGCCACCGCCTTAAAACACGCTGAAGGCACAGCAATCATTGCCACCGATGACCAAGAATTGGTCTTCTCAGAAAATTTTGCTTGTCCGGAACATGGGGCGGTGATGGATGAACTTTCGCCGCGTTTATTTTCCTTTAATTCGCCCTACGGCGCTTGCCCCCACTGCCATGGGATCGGCAGCCTCCGCACCTTCACGCCGGAATTGATTATTCCTGACCCAAGCCAACCGCTGTATAGTGCGATCGCTCCCTGGTCTGACAAAGACAACGCCTACTATCTCTCACTGCTCCACAGCATCGGCCAAGCCTATGATTTTGAAATCCAAACCCCCTGGGATCGCCTCAGCGACGAACAACGCCACATCTTGCTTTACGGTGCAGACCAGCCGATCCAGATGGAATCCGACCCCTATCGCGGCAAAGGCTACTATCGTAATTTTGCGGGCATCCTGGCCATGCTCGAACGTGCCTATGCCGACACCAGTTCAGAAACCTATAAACAAAAACTTGAACAATATATCGTCTTTCAAACCTGCGAAATCTGTCACGGGCAACGCTTAAAACCGGAAAGCCTGGCCGTGCGTCTCGGTCAATACAACATCATTGAACTGACGAGCGTGCCGATCCGCGTTGCCCTCGATCGCATCCATCATCTTGATCTCACCCCACGCCAAGCGATGATCGGTACATTGGCGTTAAAAGAGATTCGCGATCGCCTTCAATTCCTCCTCGATGTGGGCTTAGATTATCTCACCCTCGATCGCGCCGCCATGACCCTCTCCGGCGGTGAAGCCCAACGCATCCGCCTCGCCACCCAAATCGGTTCCGGCCTCACTGGCGTGCTCTACGTCCTCGATGAACCCAGCATCGGCCTCCACCAACGGGATAACGATCGCCTCCTCAGCACCCTCCGCAAACTCCGCGACCTGGGCAACACATTGATCGTCGTCGAACATGACGAAGACACGATCCGCGCTGCGGATCACATTGTGGATATTGGCCCCAAGGCCGGGGTGCATGGCGGTGCGATCGTCTGTGCCGGGAGTTTTGACGATCTCCTCCAGACCGAAGCCTCCTTAACCGGGGCCTATCTCTCCGGACGGCGCACCATCGACACCCCCCCCGAACGCCGCAAAGGGAACGGTCGCACCCTCAAACTCAAAGACTGCCACCATAACAACTTGCGGCATCTCGATGTAGACATTCCCTTGGGTCAATTAGTCGCGGTGACCGGGGTATCGGGTTCGGGAAAATCTACCCTCGTCAATGAACTCCTCTACCCCGCCCTGCAACACCATTTCACTAAAAAGACCCCTTTCCCCACCCATCTGGGGAAAATTGACGGTCTCAACGCTGTGGATAAGGTGATCGTCATCGATCAATCCCCCATTGGCCGCACCCCCCGCTCCAACCCCGCCACCTATACCGGTATTTTCGACTCGATTCGCGCCCTCTTCGCCGAAACCATCGAAGCCAAAGCGCGGGGCTACAAACAGGGGCGATTCTCGTTCAATGTCAAGGGGGGACGCTGTGAAGCCTGTAGCGGCCAAGGGGTGAACGTGATCGAGATGAATTTTCTGCCCGATGTGTATGTGCAGTGCGAAATTTGCAAGGGGACACGCTATAACCGGGAGACGTTGCAGGTGAAATATAAGGGGTTTTCGATCGCCGATGTGTTGGGCATGACGGTGGAGGAAGCCTTACACACCTTTGAGAAAATCCCCAAGGCGGCCACCCGCTTACAAACCCTGATGGATGTGGGGTTGGGCTATGTGCGCTTAGGTCAACCTGCGCCGACGCTGTCCGGTGGGGAAGCGCAGCGGGTCAAACTCGCGTCGGAACTCTCGCGCCGCGCCACGGGTAAGACGCTCTATCTCATTGATGAACCGACGACGGGGCTATCGTTTTACGATGTGCATCACTTGCTCAATGTGTTGCAGCGGTTGGTGGATAAGGGCAATTCGGTGTTGGTGATTGAACACAATTTAGATGTGATTCGCTGTGCGGATTGGTTGATTGATCTGGGGCCGGAGGGGGGCGATCGCGGCGGCCAGATTGTGGCGATCGGCACACCGGAAACCGTAGCGGCTCATCCTGATTCCTACACGGGGAACTATTTGCGATCGGTGCTGGAATCGTCTCGTACTCAATCCTAA